One genomic window of Marinobacter arenosus includes the following:
- a CDS encoding sensor histidine kinase: MPYRIGAFALLVITLVVAWTLGGWVGYRQVEQESLEESFRYRQLVANELNRYLPIPELMAEHPLLSEALENPDDSEIILQANEEMQRMATIVGSSDVYLMDVSGLTIAANNYQQEDSFVGSNYAFRPYFSDAIASGDSAIYFALGMMSGVRGLYFSHPIRNDQGTMLGVIAVKVLVHELESQWHRPASLSEAEMVVLDPSGVSFLASKSSWLYRDFEPQTDEESNAETRQRYPDRDLAPIQIERLGRPWGLSEQSEKIRIGEVVRGGDYLSVRTSLPRLDWTLQVMVSTRPVVWTRLAFVVGGLAILFGGFLTWLYLRERYRREAELAFRGEQLERRVAERTADLERSNEQLLEEIRERERTQTELRETQQELIQAAKLAVLGQMSAGLNHEMNQPLTAIQTYARNSRKFLDKGAAEMVDANLQEIVTLCDKMAELTRQFKVFARKSEGPPSVVDLRLPVDAALKIITAQKNSTGIDIDWQRPEQAVMCHGDLIRIEQVMVNLMANAVQAVEGREAPRVSIQIRGHGDSWQCIVRDNGSGLPGNTEQIFEPFFTTKSVKQGLGLGLSISRQIVDALGGRLTGHNRTDGPGAEFVLTLKKREAME; the protein is encoded by the coding sequence ATGCCCTACCGGATTGGCGCTTTCGCATTGCTGGTCATCACCCTGGTTGTCGCCTGGACGCTGGGCGGCTGGGTTGGATATCGCCAGGTTGAACAGGAAAGCCTCGAGGAATCCTTCCGCTATCGTCAGCTTGTGGCCAACGAGCTGAACCGTTACCTGCCTATCCCCGAACTGATGGCCGAGCATCCTCTGCTCAGCGAGGCCCTGGAAAACCCTGACGACAGCGAGATCATTCTTCAGGCCAACGAAGAAATGCAGCGGATGGCGACCATTGTTGGCAGTTCCGACGTCTACCTGATGGATGTATCCGGCCTGACGATTGCGGCCAACAACTACCAGCAGGAAGACAGTTTCGTGGGTAGCAACTATGCCTTCCGCCCCTACTTTTCCGATGCCATCGCGTCTGGTGATTCTGCCATTTACTTTGCGCTGGGCATGATGTCGGGTGTGCGTGGGCTGTATTTCTCGCACCCGATCCGGAATGATCAGGGAACGATGCTGGGGGTGATTGCGGTCAAGGTGCTGGTCCATGAACTGGAATCCCAATGGCACCGGCCCGCTTCCCTGAGCGAAGCGGAAATGGTGGTGCTGGACCCGTCGGGGGTCAGCTTCCTGGCCAGCAAGTCGAGTTGGCTGTATCGGGATTTCGAGCCTCAAACCGATGAAGAGAGCAATGCGGAAACCCGGCAGCGCTATCCGGATCGCGATCTGGCGCCAATTCAGATTGAACGTCTCGGCCGGCCGTGGGGCCTTTCCGAGCAATCAGAAAAGATCCGTATCGGGGAAGTCGTGCGGGGCGGAGACTACCTCAGCGTTCGTACTTCCCTGCCGCGCCTGGACTGGACCCTTCAGGTCATGGTCAGCACCCGGCCGGTGGTCTGGACCAGGCTGGCGTTCGTGGTGGGTGGTCTTGCCATTCTGTTTGGCGGGTTTCTCACCTGGCTGTATCTCCGGGAACGCTACCGCCGGGAAGCGGAGCTGGCGTTCAGGGGGGAGCAGCTGGAACGGCGTGTGGCGGAGCGAACCGCCGATCTGGAGCGCTCCAACGAACAGCTGCTTGAGGAAATTCGGGAGCGGGAACGGACCCAGACCGAGTTGAGGGAAACCCAGCAAGAACTGATTCAGGCGGCCAAGCTGGCGGTCCTGGGCCAGATGTCGGCGGGCCTTAACCATGAGATGAATCAGCCGCTCACTGCGATCCAGACGTACGCCCGGAACAGTCGGAAGTTCCTTGATAAGGGCGCCGCGGAGATGGTGGATGCTAACTTGCAGGAAATCGTCACCCTGTGCGACAAGATGGCGGAGCTGACCCGGCAATTTAAAGTGTTTGCCCGGAAATCGGAGGGACCACCGTCGGTGGTGGATCTGCGCTTGCCGGTGGATGCGGCGCTGAAGATCATTACCGCCCAGAAAAACAGCACGGGTATTGATATAGACTGGCAACGTCCGGAGCAGGCGGTCATGTGCCACGGTGACCTGATCCGTATCGAACAGGTCATGGTGAACCTGATGGCCAACGCGGTGCAGGCCGTAGAGGGGCGGGAAGCCCCCCGTGTCAGCATTCAAATCAGGGGTCATGGCGACAGCTGGCAGTGCATTGTCCGGGACAACGGCTCTGGCTTGCCCGGTAACACCGAGCAGATATTCGAGCCTTTCTTCACCACGAAATCGGTGAAACAGGGGTTGGGCCTGGGACTCTCCATCTCCCGGCAGATTGTCGATGCTCTTGGCGGGCGACTGACGGGCCACAACCGGACGGACGGGCCGGGGGCGGAATTCGTATTAACGCTGAAAAAGCGGGAGGCCATGGAATGA
- a CDS encoding sigma-54-dependent transcriptional regulator: MTDPSVIFVDDDPHIRQAISQTFALEELPVVCFEDAASALEQISPEYEGVVLCDYNMPGMDGLEMMDRVREVDEAIPVIILTGQGDISTAVSAMQQGAYDFIEKPFDHEELIELLRHALEKRHLALENRRLKAQLRHLARPGPRILGDSPTMQKVMATVDPVLDISANILLHGETGVGKDALARYIHENSRRSTHNFVAINCGAVPENLIESELFGHEAGAFTGADKRRIGKIEHAHRGTLFLDELESMPMPLQVKLLRVLEEQKVERLGSNQVQDVDVRIIAATKADLKALSDQGEFRSDLYYRLNVVKVDIPPLRERKEDIPLLFHHFVLIAAARYDRESVPLDASQAARLMQHSWPGNVRELRNLAERYVLLGPAALDGNTADGTANVAGRQTLTEMMDGFERSAIISALNACHGSIKDTMVQLGIARKTLYDKMKKHGLDKAEFKD; encoded by the coding sequence ATGACAGATCCTTCGGTAATCTTTGTCGACGACGATCCGCATATTCGCCAGGCCATCAGTCAGACGTTCGCCCTGGAGGAGTTGCCCGTTGTCTGTTTCGAAGATGCGGCGTCGGCGCTGGAACAGATTTCGCCGGAGTACGAGGGCGTGGTGTTGTGCGATTACAACATGCCGGGGATGGATGGCCTGGAAATGATGGACCGGGTCCGGGAGGTGGACGAGGCCATTCCGGTTATCATTCTGACGGGGCAGGGCGACATCAGTACCGCGGTGTCCGCCATGCAGCAGGGCGCCTACGATTTTATCGAAAAGCCCTTTGATCATGAGGAGCTGATCGAGCTGCTGCGCCATGCCCTGGAGAAACGCCACCTGGCGCTCGAGAACCGTCGGCTCAAGGCCCAGTTGCGCCATCTCGCCCGGCCCGGCCCCCGGATTCTGGGGGATTCGCCAACCATGCAAAAGGTGATGGCGACGGTCGATCCGGTGCTCGACATCTCGGCCAATATCCTGCTCCACGGGGAGACCGGCGTGGGCAAGGACGCGCTGGCCCGCTACATCCATGAGAACAGTCGCCGCAGTACACACAACTTTGTGGCCATCAATTGCGGCGCGGTGCCGGAAAACCTGATCGAAAGCGAACTGTTTGGTCACGAAGCCGGGGCCTTCACCGGGGCTGACAAGCGTCGGATCGGCAAGATCGAACACGCCCACCGGGGGACTCTGTTCCTGGACGAGCTCGAGAGTATGCCGATGCCCTTGCAGGTCAAGTTGCTGCGGGTGCTGGAAGAACAGAAAGTCGAACGGCTTGGCAGCAACCAGGTTCAGGATGTGGACGTGCGCATCATCGCCGCCACCAAGGCCGACCTGAAGGCGCTCAGCGATCAGGGGGAGTTTCGCTCCGATCTCTATTACCGGTTGAACGTCGTCAAGGTGGATATCCCGCCGTTGCGCGAGCGGAAGGAGGATATCCCTTTGCTGTTCCATCACTTTGTTCTGATTGCCGCCGCGCGTTATGACCGGGAGAGCGTTCCCCTGGATGCGAGTCAGGCGGCGCGGCTGATGCAGCACTCCTGGCCCGGGAACGTGCGGGAATTGCGGAACCTGGCGGAACGCTACGTGCTCCTTGGGCCGGCCGCCCTGGACGGCAATACGGCTGATGGCACCGCCAATGTCGCGGGGCGGCAAACCCTCACGGAGATGATGGACGGCTTCGAGCGGTCTGCGATCATCAGTGCCCTGAATGCCTGCCATGGCAGCATCAAGGACACCATGGTTCAGCTGGGCATTGCCCGCAAGACTCTCTATGACAAAATGAAAAAACACGGCCTGGACAAGGCCGAGTTCAAAGACTGA
- a CDS encoding PhoH family protein: MPRAPQARKKMYVLDTNVLIHDPNALLNFEEHDVIIPMTVLEELDSLKSGKQAVAADCRQAIRNIDKLLGDASPKEIEKGVPIVRGKKAEPLGKLLILMSTEHVESHSLPEHLNDNKIINTLAALQNKHEDRDIILVSKDINMRLKARGFGVEAQDYHNDQLLDDIDLLPKGYREFPNSFWDTIEKVETIQREGITEHILRREGELARLNINEFVIDQQGFVGKVSDLSDTQIVIRDLHQHDLMNEEVWGLVPRDVYQALALNLLLDPDVHLVNLTGSAGSGKTILALAACIEMTVASKLYKRIIATRSTQGLDEDIGFLPGTEAEKMEPWLGAIVDNLEALHEDDENMTASVDYILSKVPLHFKSMNYIRGRSFQHSLIIIDESQNLTPHQIKTIITRAGNGSKVICLGNLAQIDTPYLSALSSGLTYMTERFKSFRHGAHIHLQGVPRSVLAEFAEANL; this comes from the coding sequence ATGCCCAGAGCACCGCAAGCTCGCAAAAAGATGTACGTCCTCGACACCAACGTCCTGATTCACGATCCCAACGCCCTCCTCAACTTTGAAGAACACGATGTCATCATTCCGATGACCGTCCTCGAAGAACTCGACAGTCTGAAATCCGGCAAACAGGCGGTGGCTGCGGATTGTCGGCAGGCCATCCGGAACATCGACAAACTGCTGGGCGATGCCAGCCCGAAAGAGATTGAGAAAGGCGTTCCGATCGTGCGCGGCAAGAAAGCGGAGCCCCTGGGAAAACTGCTCATCCTGATGAGCACCGAGCATGTGGAATCCCATTCCCTGCCGGAACACCTGAACGATAACAAGATCATCAACACCCTGGCGGCGCTGCAGAACAAGCACGAGGACCGGGACATTATCCTGGTGAGCAAAGACATCAACATGCGCCTCAAGGCCCGAGGCTTTGGCGTCGAAGCGCAGGACTACCACAATGACCAGTTGCTCGACGACATCGATTTATTGCCCAAGGGCTACCGGGAATTCCCCAATTCCTTCTGGGATACCATCGAGAAAGTCGAGACCATCCAGCGAGAAGGCATCACCGAGCACATTCTCAGGCGCGAGGGGGAGCTGGCGCGCCTGAACATCAACGAGTTCGTGATTGACCAGCAGGGCTTTGTCGGCAAGGTGTCCGACCTGTCGGACACCCAGATCGTGATCCGGGACCTGCATCAGCATGACCTGATGAACGAAGAGGTGTGGGGACTGGTACCCAGGGATGTGTATCAGGCCCTGGCCCTGAACCTGTTACTGGATCCGGACGTTCACCTGGTGAACCTGACCGGCTCCGCGGGCTCCGGCAAAACCATTCTCGCCCTCGCCGCCTGCATTGAGATGACCGTTGCCTCCAAGCTCTACAAACGCATCATCGCCACTCGCTCAACCCAGGGACTCGACGAGGATATCGGCTTCCTGCCTGGCACCGAAGCGGAGAAAATGGAACCCTGGCTCGGCGCCATTGTCGACAACCTCGAGGCCCTGCACGAGGACGACGAGAACATGACCGCCAGCGTGGACTACATCCTCAGCAAGGTCCCGCTGCACTTCAAATCCATGAACTACATCCGTGGCCGCAGCTTCCAGCACAGCCTGATCATCATCGACGAATCCCAGAACCTGACGCCCCACCAGATCAAGACCATCATCACCCGGGCTGGCAACGGCTCGAAAGTGATCTGTCTGGGCAACCTGGCTCAGATTGATACGCCGTATCTGAGCGCCCTGAGTTCGGGACTGACCTACATGACCGAGCGTTTCAAGAGCTTCCGACACGGAGCGCACATCCACCTGCAGGGGGTACCCCGCTCCGTACTCGCGGAATTTGCCGAAGCCAATCTCTGA
- a CDS encoding CBS domain-containing protein, translating into MTVLAYEIMTPSIKAVPQSWTMDRLARFLTDNEITGSPVTDENGDIVGIATLKDITEFRWNAHRSDNDAHLTPEEEKEARRLKMVIFEEMGKVPVEVRDIMTPSVLSVDEQTPVRDIADIMMREHLHRIFVTSDSKITGIITTYDMLKLISDTELTQRCTRND; encoded by the coding sequence ATGACCGTTCTCGCTTACGAGATCATGACTCCGAGCATCAAGGCAGTCCCCCAATCCTGGACCATGGACCGGTTGGCCCGCTTCCTCACCGACAACGAAATCACCGGCAGCCCGGTTACCGACGAAAACGGTGACATTGTCGGTATCGCCACCCTGAAGGACATCACCGAATTCCGGTGGAACGCCCACCGTTCCGATAACGATGCCCACCTCACCCCCGAGGAAGAGAAAGAAGCCCGTCGCCTGAAGATGGTCATTTTCGAGGAGATGGGCAAAGTCCCGGTGGAAGTACGGGACATAATGACCCCCAGCGTTTTATCGGTTGACGAGCAGACGCCCGTGCGCGACATTGCGGATATCATGATGCGCGAGCACCTGCACCGGATTTTTGTCACCAGCGATTCAAAAATTACCGGCATCATAACGACTTACGATATGCTGAAGTTGATCTCGGACACGGAACTCACGCAACGCTGTACCCGTAACGACTGA
- a CDS encoding START domain-containing protein encodes MRKTGAHRFTGLASAISSGLCALLVTALAAAHARAELPAEDADGWSLRKEADSIRVYTIDRDDSSFKAFKAEAVIDAPIENLMAVMMNPQSCVEWVHNCTESYAFGTGDFHDRYAYSVNDMPWPVTDRDYVLRIRTRGDQGSGEIIMDLNATPNQRAEFDTRVRVDRSDTLYRFIPEGSKTRMIWLQHTDPNGSLPGWLVNSLLVDIPVRSLQALERVAGKDRYQNFELVYDETGQLVDVRPSGN; translated from the coding sequence ATGAGAAAGACCGGAGCCCACCGATTTACGGGCCTGGCCTCAGCCATCAGTAGCGGACTTTGCGCCCTGCTGGTGACCGCACTCGCAGCTGCCCACGCCCGGGCAGAACTGCCTGCCGAGGATGCGGATGGCTGGAGCCTGCGCAAGGAAGCCGACAGTATTCGCGTCTACACGATTGACCGGGACGATTCCAGCTTCAAGGCCTTCAAGGCGGAAGCCGTTATCGACGCGCCTATCGAGAACCTGATGGCCGTGATGATGAACCCACAGTCCTGCGTTGAGTGGGTCCATAACTGCACGGAGTCCTACGCCTTCGGCACGGGCGACTTCCATGACCGGTACGCCTATTCGGTCAACGACATGCCCTGGCCGGTGACCGACCGGGATTATGTGCTGCGTATACGGACCCGTGGCGATCAGGGGTCCGGCGAAATCATCATGGACCTGAACGCGACGCCGAACCAACGCGCCGAATTCGATACACGGGTCCGCGTGGACCGCTCAGACACCCTGTACCGGTTTATCCCGGAAGGGAGCAAGACCCGCATGATCTGGCTGCAGCACACCGATCCCAACGGCTCACTGCCGGGCTGGCTGGTCAATTCCCTGCTGGTGGACATCCCCGTCCGCTCATTGCAGGCCCTCGAGCGGGTTGCCGGAAAAGATCGTTACCAGAACTTTGAACTGGTCTATGATGAAACCGGCCAGCTTGTGGATGTGCGTCCGTCCGGAAATTGA
- a CDS encoding DUF2804 domain-containing protein, whose amino-acid sequence MSTRKLIDENGKITAGVLDGPVDEINYLDYDLRTVMDRPRSRLARRWRFNQFQFVSAMGPGWVFGMALVDLKLVANGFFYLYDFETGTLYEKSFLQPFGRGARIEPNPEHGMATFIKGEVALRIVAAPGGRNITVIAPGGIRVDLEIQEDHDPLRLVCPAGYNGWVFTRKSAGLPVEGEVRWDHRIWRCDADTRASIDWSCGFMRRETAWNWACLAGKLADGRSLGLNLAAGVNETGMTENALWLEGRCIKLGAARFEFDRYRPGSDWGVSTDDGRVDLRFVPAGVRKEKLNALVLASNFRQFIGTFTGHVVDEAGTKIPVEGLRGLMEDHFARW is encoded by the coding sequence ATGAGCACACGAAAGCTGATTGATGAAAACGGGAAAATCACGGCCGGCGTCCTCGACGGTCCGGTGGATGAGATCAATTACCTCGATTATGACCTTCGGACGGTCATGGACCGGCCGCGCTCCCGCCTTGCCCGCCGGTGGCGGTTCAACCAGTTCCAGTTTGTCAGCGCCATGGGGCCCGGCTGGGTCTTCGGAATGGCTCTGGTGGACCTGAAGCTGGTGGCGAACGGGTTCTTCTACCTGTACGACTTCGAAACCGGCACCCTGTATGAAAAGTCCTTTCTCCAGCCCTTCGGCCGTGGCGCACGGATTGAACCGAATCCCGAGCATGGCATGGCCACGTTCATCAAGGGCGAGGTTGCGCTCCGGATCGTTGCCGCACCGGGTGGCCGCAACATCACGGTCATTGCCCCGGGAGGCATCCGGGTCGACCTTGAGATCCAGGAGGACCATGATCCGCTCAGGCTGGTGTGTCCGGCCGGCTACAATGGCTGGGTGTTTACCCGGAAATCCGCGGGCTTGCCGGTGGAAGGGGAGGTGCGCTGGGATCACCGCATCTGGCGATGCGATGCCGACACCCGCGCCTCCATCGACTGGAGTTGCGGTTTCATGCGGCGGGAAACCGCCTGGAATTGGGCGTGCCTCGCGGGCAAACTGGCGGACGGTCGCTCCCTCGGCCTCAACCTCGCGGCCGGTGTCAATGAAACCGGGATGACCGAAAACGCCCTGTGGCTGGAGGGTCGGTGCATCAAGCTGGGCGCTGCCCGCTTTGAGTTTGACCGGTATCGCCCGGGCAGTGACTGGGGTGTGAGTACGGACGATGGTCGGGTGGATCTCAGGTTCGTGCCGGCAGGGGTGCGCAAGGAAAAGCTGAATGCGCTGGTGCTGGCGTCCAACTTCCGTCAGTTCATTGGCACCTTCACAGGTCATGTGGTTGATGAGGCGGGAACAAAAATCCCCGTAGAGGGCCTACGGGGATTGATGGAGGATCATTTCGCACGCTGGTAG
- the minE gene encoding cell division topological specificity factor MinE, with product MSFLDYFKGKKNNSANVAKERLQIIVAHERGQRDQPDYLPKLQQELLAVIRKYVQISDDMVQVEVDRNESCSVLELNVTLPER from the coding sequence ATGAGTTTCCTCGATTACTTCAAGGGTAAGAAGAATAACTCCGCGAACGTGGCCAAAGAGCGACTGCAGATCATCGTTGCCCATGAACGCGGCCAGAGAGACCAGCCGGACTACCTTCCCAAACTGCAGCAGGAACTGTTGGCGGTAATCCGAAAATACGTCCAGATCAGCGACGACATGGTGCAGGTGGAAGTCGACCGCAACGAAAGCTGTTCCGTTCTCGAACTGAACGTGACCCTGCCTGAACGATGA
- the minD gene encoding septum site-determining protein MinD, translated as MARIIVVTSGKGGVGKTTTSASISTGLAKRGHKTVVIDFDVGLRNLDLIMNCERRVVYDFVNVIQGEASLNQALIRDKRVDTLYILPASQTREKEALTKDGVEKVINELSETFDYIVCDSPAGIEHGALMALYYADEAVVVTNPEVSSVRDSDRILGILQSKSRRAEMGQDPVKEHLLLTRYNPARVEKGEMLSVGDVEEILAIPLLGLIPESQVVLNASNQGLPVILEEESDAGQAYDDAVARLLGEDREHRFMTAQKKGFFSRMFKGG; from the coding sequence TTGGCTAGAATCATTGTCGTTACTTCAGGAAAGGGCGGCGTTGGTAAGACCACCACCAGCGCCTCAATCAGCACCGGCCTTGCTAAACGCGGCCACAAAACCGTGGTCATCGATTTTGACGTGGGACTGCGCAATCTTGACCTGATCATGAACTGCGAACGACGGGTCGTGTACGACTTCGTCAACGTCATTCAGGGTGAAGCCAGCCTGAACCAGGCGCTGATCCGCGACAAGCGCGTCGATACCCTTTACATCCTGCCAGCCTCCCAGACCCGCGAGAAGGAAGCGCTGACCAAGGATGGCGTCGAAAAGGTCATCAACGAGCTGTCCGAAACCTTCGATTACATCGTCTGCGATTCCCCCGCCGGCATCGAACACGGTGCCCTGATGGCGCTGTACTATGCCGACGAAGCGGTGGTAGTCACCAACCCGGAGGTGTCCTCGGTTCGGGATTCCGATCGCATTCTCGGCATTCTGCAGAGCAAATCCCGCCGTGCAGAGATGGGACAGGACCCCGTCAAGGAACACCTGCTGCTTACCCGCTACAACCCGGCCCGGGTTGAGAAAGGCGAAATGCTGTCGGTGGGCGATGTTGAGGAAATCCTCGCAATCCCTCTGTTGGGCCTGATTCCAGAAAGCCAGGTGGTGCTGAACGCCTCTAACCAGGGCCTCCCCGTAATTCTCGAGGAAGAAAGCGATGCCGGCCAGGCCTACGACGACGCCGTGGCCCGACTGCTCGGCGAGGACCGGGAGCACCGGTTCATGACGGCCCAGAAGAAAGGGTTTTTCTCACGGATGTTCAAGGGGGGCTAA
- the minC gene encoding septum site-determining protein MinC yields the protein MTDTATSGVNQVFQLKSASVSMTALELHYFDNDDFEATLRDKISQAPGFFKDIPIIVSLERYEGLDSELDFFKIIGTCRRHNIHVVGVRGGNDDQRRLARGAALALLPGSSHRDRAHEPEPATGGEAREAVEPTAASTSSDPSPARVINQPVRSGQQVYAPDGDLIILAPVQAGAEVLAAGNIHVYGPLRGRALAGIHGAESARVFCQSLEAELVSIAGHYKISEDLQDNGWKSAVQIQLRDDLLVVTPLDKA from the coding sequence ATGACCGATACCGCCACCTCCGGGGTTAACCAGGTTTTTCAACTGAAAAGCGCCAGCGTGTCGATGACCGCACTGGAGTTGCACTACTTCGACAACGACGACTTTGAAGCAACCCTGCGGGACAAGATCAGTCAGGCGCCGGGCTTCTTCAAGGATATTCCCATTATTGTCAGCCTGGAGAGGTACGAGGGTCTCGACAGCGAGCTGGATTTCTTCAAGATCATTGGCACCTGCCGCCGCCACAACATCCACGTGGTGGGCGTCCGTGGAGGCAATGATGATCAGAGGCGACTCGCGAGGGGCGCGGCATTGGCGTTGCTGCCTGGCAGCAGTCACCGGGATCGCGCGCACGAGCCGGAACCGGCCACCGGAGGCGAGGCACGAGAGGCGGTGGAACCCACGGCTGCCAGCACCTCCTCCGACCCCAGTCCTGCCCGAGTGATCAACCAGCCGGTCCGGTCCGGACAGCAGGTTTACGCGCCGGATGGGGACCTGATCATACTGGCACCGGTTCAGGCCGGCGCCGAAGTGCTCGCTGCTGGCAATATTCACGTTTACGGCCCCTTGCGGGGTCGGGCCCTGGCGGGCATTCACGGGGCCGAATCGGCCCGGGTTTTCTGCCAATCTCTTGAGGCGGAGCTTGTGTCCATCGCCGGACACTATAAAATCTCCGAAGATCTTCAGGACAATGGCTGGAAAAGCGCTGTGCAGATCCAGCTCAGGGACGACCTGCTGGTGGTAACGCCACTGGACAAGGCCTGA
- a CDS encoding HopJ type III effector protein, which produces MNVNDAVRIHLASLAAGHADFDDTLALIDRHFEYQPTGFHNGPLHNPAGENVGSCRVFALGRYCNLPETETLQLFAQHYQQVMGDPAGDSHGNIRQFISTGWSGIRFEDEPLRPRPTPNTMEETRS; this is translated from the coding sequence ATGAACGTCAATGACGCGGTGCGCATCCATCTTGCCTCCCTTGCGGCAGGCCATGCGGATTTCGACGATACCCTGGCACTGATCGACCGCCATTTTGAATACCAGCCGACTGGCTTCCACAACGGTCCGCTGCACAACCCGGCGGGTGAAAACGTCGGATCCTGCCGGGTCTTTGCCCTGGGCCGCTACTGCAATCTGCCAGAGACCGAAACCCTGCAACTGTTCGCACAGCACTACCAACAGGTTATGGGCGACCCGGCCGGTGACAGCCATGGCAACATTCGCCAGTTCATCAGTACCGGCTGGTCCGGCATCCGCTTTGAGGACGAGCCCCTGCGACCGCGCCCGACGCCAAACACCATGGAAGAGACCCGTTCATGA
- a CDS encoding DUF1244 domain-containing protein: protein MSNPIPESDRTEIEAAAFRRLVQHLQTNTDVQNIDLMNLAGFCRNCLSKWYRAEAEERGFDISDPDAREEIYGMPYEEWKSRYQIGPKQDHK from the coding sequence ATGAGCAACCCAATTCCAGAGTCCGATCGCACTGAAATCGAGGCCGCTGCCTTTCGGCGGCTGGTGCAGCACCTGCAGACCAACACCGACGTACAGAACATTGATCTGATGAACCTCGCCGGCTTCTGCCGAAACTGCCTGTCCAAGTGGTACCGCGCCGAAGCCGAAGAGCGCGGTTTCGACATTTCGGATCCGGATGCCCGGGAAGAAATCTACGGCATGCCCTATGAAGAGTGGAAATCCCGCTACCAGATCGGTCCCAAGCAGGATCACAAATAA
- the dinB gene encoding DNA polymerase IV: MHQRKIIHLDCDCFYAAVEMRDDPSLRDVPLAVGGAGGRGVVTTCNYRARAFGVRSAMPGSEARRLCPGLVTVPPDMARYRAASQQVMAILREMTDLVEPLSLDEAFLDVSDITDHKGSATLMARYLRERIHREVGITVSAGVAPNKFLAKIASDWEKPDGLFVIRPEDVDLFVRRLPVEKLFGVGQVTAGKLHALGVETCGDLQAVGPEVLVDRFGKQGYRLHEMAHGRDERPVVVSRIAKSISVERTFSQDLPDRSACETVMAALVADLNLRLTRKARQKPIHKLFIKIRYSDFSTHTLERVREHIKEPGFEDYLPLFKELVGDKDRPVRLLGLGVRFRNDDAPVTQLRLFD, translated from the coding sequence ATGCATCAGCGCAAAATTATCCATCTGGACTGCGATTGCTTCTACGCGGCGGTGGAAATGCGGGACGATCCGAGCCTGCGAGACGTGCCGCTGGCGGTGGGCGGCGCCGGCGGTCGGGGCGTGGTGACGACCTGCAACTATCGGGCGCGGGCCTTCGGCGTGCGGTCTGCGATGCCGGGTAGTGAAGCCCGCAGGCTGTGCCCGGGGCTTGTGACCGTTCCGCCTGACATGGCCCGCTACCGCGCGGCATCGCAACAGGTGATGGCCATCCTGCGGGAAATGACCGATCTGGTGGAACCGCTATCCCTGGACGAAGCCTTCCTGGATGTCTCCGACATTACCGATCACAAAGGCAGCGCGACGCTGATGGCCCGTTACCTGAGGGAGCGCATCCATCGGGAGGTCGGGATCACCGTCTCGGCCGGCGTTGCCCCCAACAAATTCCTGGCCAAGATTGCCAGTGACTGGGAAAAACCCGATGGCCTGTTTGTCATCCGGCCGGAAGACGTTGATCTCTTTGTCCGCCGGCTGCCGGTGGAAAAACTGTTCGGTGTCGGCCAGGTGACGGCAGGCAAACTGCATGCGCTCGGTGTTGAAACCTGCGGTGACCTTCAGGCGGTTGGCCCCGAGGTGCTGGTCGATCGGTTCGGCAAGCAGGGGTATCGGCTGCACGAAATGGCGCACGGTCGGGATGAGCGCCCGGTGGTGGTTTCCCGCATCGCCAAATCGATCAGCGTCGAGCGAACCTTTTCCCAGGACCTTCCGGACCGGTCCGCCTGTGAGACCGTCATGGCTGCCCTGGTAGCGGACCTGAACCTTCGTTTGACCCGCAAGGCGCGGCAGAAACCCATCCACAAGCTGTTCATCAAGATCCGTTACAGCGATTTCTCAACCCATACCCTGGAGCGGGTGCGGGAGCACATCAAAGAGCCCGGGTTCGAGGATTATCTGCCCCTCTTCAAGGAACTGGTCGGTGACAAGGACCGTCCTGTGCGCCTGCTGGGGCTCGGGGTCCGGTTTCGGAACGATGACGCACCGGTCACCCAATTGCGGTTGTTCGACTGA